In one Acidimicrobiales bacterium genomic region, the following are encoded:
- a CDS encoding alpha/beta hydrolase, whose protein sequence is MYTTGSGSIPAVLCHATGFCGAVLGPLARAVPGLRAVAPDLRGHGDNAELPPSGVDWRLWADDALAGAAALRAEGLDGPMVGFGHSGGGAALLIAEQQQPGTFAALYLYEPVVFPPERLSEMTGENPLSGSARKRRPDFPSRDDAIANFASKAPMNVFDREVLEAYVDHGFARRPDGSVTLKCRPEVEARCYEMAPESGAWAAVPSVECPVVVARGNLSSGGPALFAEHTAAALPHGSFETYDHLDHFGPLEAPEEIAAAFERLVKQR, encoded by the coding sequence ATGTACACCACCGGGTCCGGATCGATCCCGGCCGTGCTGTGCCACGCCACCGGGTTCTGTGGCGCCGTGCTCGGTCCCTTGGCGCGGGCGGTGCCCGGCCTACGAGCGGTCGCTCCCGACCTGCGGGGCCACGGCGACAACGCCGAGCTGCCCCCGTCGGGCGTCGACTGGCGGCTGTGGGCCGACGACGCGCTCGCCGGTGCAGCGGCGCTGCGAGCCGAAGGCCTCGACGGGCCCATGGTCGGCTTCGGGCACTCCGGCGGCGGCGCCGCGCTGCTCATCGCCGAACAGCAGCAGCCCGGCACGTTCGCGGCGCTGTACCTCTACGAGCCGGTCGTGTTCCCGCCGGAGCGCCTCAGCGAGATGACCGGCGAGAACCCGCTGTCCGGCTCGGCCCGCAAACGGCGTCCCGATTTCCCGTCGCGCGACGACGCGATCGCGAACTTCGCCTCCAAGGCACCCATGAACGTGTTCGACCGCGAGGTGCTCGAGGCGTACGTCGACCACGGCTTCGCCCGACGACCCGACGGGTCGGTCACCTTGAAGTGCCGCCCCGAAGTCGAGGCCCGCTGCTACGAGATGGCCCCCGAGAGCGGCGCGTGGGCCGCCGTCCCGTCGGTCGAATGCCCGGTCGTGGTGGCTCGCGGCAACCTGTCGAGCGGCGGACCGGCCCTGTTCGCCGAGCACACGGCCGCCGCGCTCCCCCACGGATCGTTCGAGACGTACGACCACCTCGACCATTTCGGCCCCCTCGAAGCACCTGAGGAGATCGCCGCCGCTTTCGAGCGCCTCGTCAAGCAACGCTGA
- a CDS encoding phosphatase PAP2 family protein, protein MKKFAPPDHWAEPVRRFDRAAERHFGRLRGHPVVDRVMYGASELGDFGLVWHLVGAVQAFRSDRDFVRAVRLSAVLGVESVIVNGGVKSLFQRSRPVHEGERPHRLRQPLTSSFPSGHASAAACAAVLLADDDPLSPLWVAMAVVVGTSRAHVRIHHPSDVVAGAAIGTAIGLVARRLWPLPG, encoded by the coding sequence ATGAAGAAGTTCGCACCCCCTGACCACTGGGCCGAACCGGTCCGCCGCTTCGACCGCGCCGCCGAACGGCACTTCGGTCGCCTGCGCGGTCATCCGGTGGTCGACCGCGTGATGTACGGCGCATCGGAGCTGGGCGACTTCGGCCTGGTCTGGCACCTGGTCGGGGCAGTGCAGGCGTTCCGCAGCGACCGCGATTTCGTGCGGGCGGTCCGCTTGTCCGCCGTCTTGGGGGTCGAGTCGGTGATCGTCAACGGGGGCGTCAAGTCGCTGTTCCAACGGTCGCGCCCCGTCCACGAAGGCGAGCGACCGCACCGGCTGCGCCAACCGCTCACGTCGAGCTTCCCGAGCGGCCACGCCAGCGCGGCGGCGTGCGCCGCGGTGCTACTCGCCGACGACGATCCGCTGTCGCCCTTGTGGGTGGCGATGGCCGTGGTGGTCGGCACCAGCCGAGCCCACGTGCGCATCCACCACCCGTCCGACGTGGTGGCCGGCGCCGCGATCGGTACGGCGATCGGGCTGGTCGCGCGCAGGCTGTGGCCGCTGCCGGGCTGA
- a CDS encoding AMP-binding protein, translated as MPGWNYADIWETVAQQIPDATAQVHAGEHRTWSDFNRRANGVAQALLDRGVAEQDKVAQYLYNGTEYLESMFAAFKAGLVPINTNYRYADDELVYLWDNADATVVVFHGTFTDTIERIRERVPRVTTWLWVDDGSGPLPEWAIAYEDAAATPANGDVSAPWGRSGDQLLMLYTGGTTGMPKGVMWRQDDQIRSVVGSLWPDLQNAPAADLDMIRERVQGPGLVGMAACPLMHGTGMFTQLALLALGGSAVTMASRHLDIEELLDTIQREKVNQIAIVGDAFAKPIVSAMDAEPGRWDISSLVSITSSGVMWSQEVKNRLLEIHPGMMLLDAFSSSEALGMGSSISTAGNAASTAKFMLGPNAKVITDEGKEVQPGSEEIGRVAVGGFQPIGYYKDEAKTAATFIEFEGKRYSVPGDYAKVEADGSLTLLGRGSVCINTGGEKVFPEEVEEILKLHPAVADAVVVGVPDDKFGEAITAVVEAADGAEVREDDVIGFVKGKLSSYKAPKRVLTIDTIGRAPNAKVDYKRLKAYARESLGV; from the coding sequence ATGCCCGGTTGGAACTACGCCGACATCTGGGAGACCGTCGCACAGCAGATCCCGGACGCGACCGCCCAGGTCCACGCCGGCGAACATCGCACGTGGTCGGACTTCAACCGGCGCGCCAACGGGGTGGCGCAGGCGTTGCTCGACCGCGGTGTAGCCGAGCAGGACAAGGTGGCGCAGTACCTCTACAACGGCACCGAGTACCTCGAGTCGATGTTCGCGGCGTTCAAGGCCGGGCTGGTGCCCATCAACACCAACTACCGCTACGCCGACGACGAGCTCGTGTACCTGTGGGACAACGCCGACGCCACCGTGGTCGTCTTCCACGGCACGTTCACCGACACCATCGAACGGATCCGCGAACGGGTTCCCCGGGTGACCACGTGGCTGTGGGTCGACGACGGGTCGGGGCCGTTGCCCGAATGGGCGATCGCCTACGAGGACGCCGCCGCGACGCCCGCCAACGGCGACGTGTCGGCCCCGTGGGGACGCAGCGGCGACCAGCTCCTCATGCTCTACACGGGCGGCACCACGGGGATGCCCAAGGGGGTGATGTGGCGCCAGGACGACCAGATCCGCAGCGTGGTCGGGTCGCTGTGGCCCGACCTGCAGAACGCGCCTGCCGCCGACCTCGACATGATCCGCGAGCGGGTGCAGGGACCCGGTCTGGTCGGCATGGCGGCGTGTCCGCTGATGCACGGCACCGGCATGTTCACGCAGCTCGCCCTGCTCGCCCTGGGCGGATCGGCCGTCACGATGGCGAGCCGCCATCTCGACATCGAGGAGCTGCTCGACACGATCCAGCGCGAGAAGGTCAACCAGATCGCCATCGTCGGCGACGCGTTCGCCAAGCCCATCGTGTCGGCGATGGACGCCGAGCCCGGCCGCTGGGACATCTCGTCCCTGGTGAGCATCACGTCCTCGGGTGTCATGTGGAGCCAGGAGGTGAAGAACCGGCTGCTGGAGATCCACCCCGGGATGATGTTGCTCGACGCGTTCAGCTCGTCAGAGGCACTGGGCATGGGCAGCTCGATCTCGACCGCGGGCAATGCCGCCAGCACCGCCAAGTTCATGCTGGGCCCCAACGCCAAGGTCATCACCGACGAAGGCAAGGAAGTGCAACCGGGCTCCGAGGAGATCGGCCGAGTCGCCGTCGGCGGCTTCCAACCGATCGGCTACTACAAGGACGAGGCGAAGACCGCCGCCACGTTCATCGAGTTCGAAGGCAAGCGCTACTCGGTGCCAGGCGACTACGCCAAAGTCGAAGCCGATGGCTCGCTGACGCTGCTCGGGCGGGGCTCGGTGTGCATCAACACCGGCGGCGAGAAGGTCTTCCCTGAAGAAGTCGAGGAGATCCTGAAGCTGCACCCGGCGGTGGCCGATGCCGTCGTCGTCGGTGTGCCCGACGACAAGTTCGGCGAGGCGATCACCGCCGTGGTCGAGGCCGCCGACGGCGCGGAAGTGCGCGAAGACGACGTCATCGGCTTCGTGAAGGGGAAGCTGTCGTCGTACAAGGCGCCCAAGCGCGTGCTCACCATCGACACGATCGGCCGCGCCCCCAACGCCAAAGTCGACTACAAGCGCCTCAAGGCCTACGCCCGCGAGAGCCTCGGGGTCTGA
- a CDS encoding SDR family oxidoreductase: MAELGYDGKVAIITGAGGGLGRSHALELASRGALVVVNDLGGAMDGTGADASAAQKVVDEIKAAGGEAVANHDSVATPEGGEAIVQTALDTFGRVDIVINNAGILRDKAFHNMTPDLVDAVIDVHLKGAFNVTRPAYVKMKEQGYGRIVNTASGAGVFGNFGQANYGAAKMGLVGFTRVLAVEGAKNNIKANVIAPVAKTRMTEELMGALVERFGPEFVTPVVAWLAHEDCPVSGELYTLGGGHVGRVFLGVTPGWTETDHDKFTVEAIRDHFDEIRAEDGYAVPANLNEELGLTLKSLG, translated from the coding sequence ATGGCTGAACTCGGTTACGACGGCAAGGTCGCGATCATCACCGGCGCCGGAGGTGGGCTGGGCCGCTCGCACGCGCTCGAGCTGGCGAGCCGCGGCGCGCTCGTCGTGGTGAACGACCTCGGCGGGGCGATGGACGGCACCGGCGCCGACGCGTCGGCCGCGCAGAAGGTCGTCGACGAGATCAAGGCGGCCGGGGGCGAGGCCGTCGCCAACCACGACTCCGTGGCCACGCCCGAGGGCGGCGAGGCCATCGTGCAGACCGCGCTCGACACGTTCGGCCGAGTCGACATCGTGATCAACAACGCGGGGATCCTGCGCGACAAGGCGTTCCACAACATGACGCCCGACCTCGTCGACGCCGTGATCGACGTGCACCTCAAGGGCGCCTTCAACGTGACACGGCCGGCGTACGTGAAGATGAAGGAGCAGGGCTACGGCCGCATTGTGAACACGGCTTCGGGCGCCGGTGTGTTCGGCAACTTCGGCCAGGCGAACTACGGCGCCGCCAAGATGGGCCTCGTCGGGTTCACCCGCGTGCTGGCAGTCGAAGGCGCCAAGAACAACATCAAGGCCAACGTGATCGCGCCGGTCGCCAAGACCCGTATGACCGAGGAGCTCATGGGCGCACTCGTCGAGCGGTTCGGTCCCGAGTTCGTCACCCCGGTGGTGGCCTGGTTGGCGCACGAGGACTGCCCGGTGTCGGGCGAGCTGTACACGCTCGGCGGCGGCCACGTCGGCCGCGTCTTCCTCGGCGTCACCCCGGGTTGGACCGAGACCGACCACGACAAGTTCACGGTCGAGGCGATCCGCGACCACTTCGACGAGATCCGCGCCGAGGACGGCTACGCCGTGCCCGCCAACCTGAACGAGGAGCTGGGCCTCACCCTCAAGTCCCTAGGCTGA
- a CDS encoding DsbA family protein → MPTFRLTWDYRCPFARIANEQVLDALEAGAGWDVEFVPFSLGQAHVAEGDTPIWDRPDDDSGLLALQVGVVVRDRHPDHFRRLHRALFDARHRDGRQIREHDVLRDVLADVGLDADEVFAEVDDGWPLDTVRKEHEAVVAAADVWGVPTFIVGDRAVFVRLMEGSGGDGERATRTVQRILDLMVELPELNEFKYTTLNR, encoded by the coding sequence ATGCCGACGTTTCGCCTGACCTGGGACTACCGCTGCCCTTTCGCCCGCATCGCCAACGAGCAGGTGCTCGATGCATTGGAAGCGGGAGCGGGTTGGGACGTCGAGTTCGTGCCGTTCTCCCTGGGCCAGGCACACGTCGCCGAAGGTGACACCCCGATCTGGGATCGGCCCGACGACGACAGCGGCCTGCTCGCCCTGCAAGTCGGCGTCGTCGTGCGCGACCGGCACCCCGACCACTTCCGCCGGCTGCACCGGGCGCTGTTCGACGCCCGCCACCGCGACGGGCGCCAGATCCGCGAGCACGACGTGCTGCGCGACGTGCTCGCGGACGTGGGACTCGACGCCGATGAGGTCTTCGCCGAGGTGGACGACGGCTGGCCGCTCGACACGGTGCGCAAAGAGCACGAAGCCGTCGTGGCCGCAGCCGACGTGTGGGGCGTGCCGACCTTCATCGTCGGCGACCGCGCCGTGTTCGTGCGGCTCATGGAAGGCTCCGGCGGTGACGGGGAGCGGGCCACCCGCACCGTGCAGCGCATCTTGGACCTGATGGTCGAGCTGCCCGAGCTCAACGAGTTCAAGTACACGACGCTCAACCGCTGA
- a CDS encoding LLM class F420-dependent oxidoreductase, whose protein sequence is MTSRYGMTIPFDGVPLHAHRDWITELEDLGYTDVWSAEAMGADAFTPLTLSSVWAPSLRLGSAIVPAYTRGPACLAQSVASLADAAPGRVALGIGTSSNVIVERWNGIPFEEPYKRVRDTVRFLRTALTGEKVTHDYDTFSVKGFKLGLVPEQQPLIMIAALREGMLRLAGREGDGAIINWLSADDVRTVAPIVHEAAGGEPREVVARIFVAVTEDRDTVLAMGRYAIAAYLTVPVYAAFHRWMGRGEILQPMWDAWEAGDRKAALAAIPDSLVDELIVHGSPEACREHIQRYLDNGVTCPALALLPFGSDPRQAIRDVARR, encoded by the coding sequence ATGACCTCCCGATACGGGATGACCATCCCCTTCGACGGCGTGCCGCTGCATGCCCACCGCGACTGGATCACAGAGCTCGAGGACCTCGGCTACACCGACGTGTGGTCGGCCGAGGCCATGGGTGCCGACGCGTTCACGCCGCTGACCCTGTCGTCGGTGTGGGCGCCGTCGTTGCGGCTCGGCTCCGCGATCGTGCCGGCGTACACGCGCGGCCCGGCGTGCCTGGCGCAATCCGTGGCGTCGCTCGCCGACGCCGCCCCGGGCCGGGTGGCGTTGGGCATCGGCACCTCGTCGAATGTCATCGTCGAGCGCTGGAACGGCATCCCGTTCGAGGAGCCGTACAAGCGGGTGCGCGACACCGTCCGCTTCTTGCGCACCGCGCTCACCGGCGAGAAGGTCACCCACGACTACGACACGTTCTCGGTGAAGGGCTTCAAGCTCGGCTTGGTGCCAGAACAGCAGCCCCTGATCATGATCGCCGCGTTACGCGAAGGCATGTTGCGTCTGGCTGGGCGCGAGGGCGACGGCGCGATCATCAACTGGTTGTCGGCCGACGACGTCCGCACCGTGGCACCGATCGTCCACGAAGCCGCCGGGGGCGAGCCCCGCGAAGTGGTGGCTCGCATCTTCGTGGCGGTCACCGAGGATCGCGACACCGTGCTCGCCATGGGTCGCTACGCCATCGCGGCCTACCTCACAGTGCCGGTCTACGCGGCGTTCCACCGCTGGATGGGCCGCGGCGAGATCCTCCAGCCGATGTGGGACGCATGGGAGGCCGGCGACCGCAAGGCCGCCTTGGCGGCGATCCCCGACTCCCTCGTCGACGAGCTGATCGTGCACGGGTCGCCTGAAGCGTGCCGCGAGCACATCCAGCGCTACCTCGACAACGGGGTGACCTGCCCGGCGCTGGCGCTGTTGCCGTTCGGGTCCGATCCCCGCCAGGCCATCCGCGACGTCGCGCGCCGCTGA
- a CDS encoding LLM class F420-dependent oxidoreductase, with product MTAPTPMGVTAASIMGLGPRTCLRVADLGRDLGYHSYWTAETTGPEAFSLLGAAGAAAPGVDLGTGVLAMQLRTPMVVAMAGATLQAMDDDRRVLLGIGISSPVVTERWHGVPWDGARPLAKVREYVTLVRQCLSGEKVDFAGDFYGVKGFRLGVRLGERKPEIVIAALNPGMLRLAGQIADGVLLNYLPASHVAWSVAQVREGEAAAGRPAGACRVYGYVHVGVADREAGLDNGRKDLFSYAVVDSYARNFERAGFADEVAEVRERFAAGDRAGAVAAVSDRMVDAIDVLGDADLVRTTMQDYVTGGVDEPIVMPLPWGPDRQAVIDDTLRAAIGA from the coding sequence ATGACTGCTCCAACACCGATGGGGGTGACCGCGGCCAGCATCATGGGGCTCGGGCCGCGGACCTGCTTGCGGGTCGCCGACTTGGGCCGCGACCTGGGCTACCACTCGTACTGGACCGCGGAGACCACCGGTCCGGAGGCGTTCAGCCTGCTCGGCGCAGCGGGCGCGGCCGCACCGGGAGTCGACCTCGGCACCGGGGTGCTGGCGATGCAGCTGCGGACCCCGATGGTCGTGGCGATGGCCGGCGCCACCTTGCAGGCGATGGACGACGACCGCCGAGTGCTACTCGGCATCGGCATCTCGTCGCCGGTCGTCACCGAGCGCTGGCACGGGGTCCCATGGGACGGTGCCCGCCCCTTGGCCAAAGTGCGGGAGTACGTCACCCTCGTCCGCCAGTGCCTGAGCGGCGAGAAGGTGGACTTCGCCGGCGACTTCTACGGCGTCAAGGGCTTCCGCCTCGGCGTGCGTCTCGGGGAGCGCAAGCCCGAGATCGTGATCGCGGCACTGAACCCGGGCATGTTGCGCCTCGCCGGTCAGATTGCCGACGGCGTGCTGTTGAACTACCTGCCGGCGTCGCATGTGGCGTGGTCGGTGGCGCAGGTCCGCGAAGGCGAAGCTGCCGCCGGCCGGCCCGCAGGTGCGTGCCGCGTGTACGGCTACGTGCACGTCGGCGTCGCGGACCGCGAAGCCGGGCTCGACAACGGCCGCAAGGACCTCTTCTCCTACGCCGTGGTCGACAGCTACGCCCGCAACTTCGAGCGGGCCGGCTTCGCGGATGAGGTGGCCGAGGTGCGGGAGCGCTTCGCGGCCGGCGACCGGGCCGGGGCGGTGGCCGCGGTGTCGGACCGCATGGTCGACGCCATCGACGTGCTCGGCGACGCAGACCTGGTCCGCACGACGATGCAGGACTATGTCACCGGCGGGGTCGACGAGCCGATCGTGATGCCCCTGCCGTGGGGGCCCGATCGCCAAGCGGTGATCGACGACACCTTGCGGGCCGCCATCGGCGCCTGA
- a CDS encoding SDR family oxidoreductase, producing the protein MELRDKVVLVTGGARGIGRALAERFLAEGAKGVTVVDLDQATVQATASELGERALGLAADASDRAAVEAAVDATEASFGPIDLFCANAGIATGVGLDAPDEIWERAWKVNTFAHVQAARVMVPRWLERGGGHLLLTASAAGLLSQIGDGPYSTTKAAAVGLADWLAITYGDRDIHVSCLCPQGVKTDMVLGGAGELGAEVVIAQGLIEPAEVAAAVVAGLAEERFLILPHPEVASYTQRKAADHERWLAGMRRLQARINAAGSSQAHRE; encoded by the coding sequence ATGGAGCTGCGCGACAAGGTCGTTCTCGTAACCGGCGGAGCACGGGGCATCGGGCGTGCGCTGGCCGAGCGCTTCTTGGCCGAGGGCGCCAAGGGCGTGACCGTGGTCGACCTCGACCAAGCCACCGTTCAGGCCACCGCGTCGGAGCTCGGCGAACGCGCGCTCGGCCTGGCGGCGGATGCCAGCGATCGCGCCGCCGTGGAGGCAGCAGTCGACGCCACCGAAGCGAGCTTCGGGCCGATCGACCTGTTCTGCGCCAACGCCGGCATCGCCACCGGCGTCGGCCTCGACGCGCCCGACGAGATCTGGGAGCGCGCCTGGAAGGTCAACACGTTCGCCCACGTCCAGGCCGCCCGGGTGATGGTGCCCCGGTGGCTCGAGCGCGGCGGCGGTCACCTGCTGCTCACCGCGTCGGCTGCCGGCTTGTTGAGCCAGATCGGCGACGGGCCCTACAGCACCACCAAAGCCGCCGCGGTCGGCCTCGCCGACTGGCTGGCGATCACATACGGCGACCGTGACATCCACGTGTCGTGCCTGTGCCCGCAAGGCGTCAAGACCGACATGGTGCTCGGCGGGGCGGGCGAGCTCGGCGCCGAAGTCGTCATCGCACAAGGGTTGATCGAGCCCGCCGAGGTTGCCGCGGCTGTGGTGGCCGGGCTCGCCGAGGAGCGGTTCTTGATCCTCCCCCACCCCGAAGTGGCCTCCTACACCCAGCGCAAAGCCGCCGACCACGAGCGTTGGCTGGCCGGCATGCGGCGCTTGCAGGCCCGCATCAACGCCGCCGGCTCGAGCCAGGCACACCGCGAATGA
- a CDS encoding PD-(D/E)XK nuclease family protein has protein sequence MPLAPPRTLSPSKVSSFKDCALAFRFSVIDKVPEPPSLPASRGTLVHAALERLFGLVHVARTPEAAAACLATAWDQLRTDPEFTGLDLDADGEAQLLADAGALIGNYFALEDPRAVTPIGLELMLSVPLGGVVLRGIIDRLELDDDGELVVTDYKTGRAPSERYEQARFDGVNFYSYLCEQLFGKRPARVQLLYLADPVAITAVPTDQTTRGLRTKVGAVWQAVERACANDDFRPRTGPLCNWCNFKEFCPAYGGDPTRARFAAREARTGEVPLPL, from the coding sequence ATGCCGTTGGCGCCGCCTCGCACACTGTCACCCTCGAAAGTGAGCTCGTTCAAGGACTGCGCGCTCGCGTTCCGGTTCTCCGTGATCGACAAGGTGCCGGAGCCGCCTTCCCTGCCGGCCAGCCGCGGCACGCTCGTGCACGCTGCGCTCGAGCGCCTCTTCGGTCTCGTCCACGTCGCCCGCACGCCCGAGGCCGCGGCCGCGTGCCTCGCCACCGCCTGGGATCAGCTGCGCACCGACCCCGAGTTCACCGGGCTCGACCTCGATGCCGACGGTGAGGCGCAACTGCTGGCCGACGCCGGCGCGCTGATCGGCAACTACTTCGCGCTCGAAGACCCCCGAGCCGTGACGCCGATCGGCCTCGAGCTGATGCTGTCGGTGCCCCTCGGCGGCGTGGTGCTGCGGGGCATCATCGACCGCCTCGAGCTCGACGACGACGGCGAGCTGGTCGTCACCGACTACAAGACCGGTCGGGCGCCGAGCGAGCGCTACGAGCAGGCGCGTTTCGATGGGGTCAACTTCTACTCGTACCTGTGCGAGCAGCTGTTCGGGAAGCGGCCGGCGCGGGTGCAGCTGTTGTACCTCGCCGATCCCGTGGCCATCACCGCCGTGCCCACCGACCAGACCACGCGGGGGCTGCGCACGAAGGTCGGCGCCGTCTGGCAGGCGGTGGAGCGGGCCTGCGCGAACGACGACTTCCGGCCCCGCACCGGACCGTTGTGCAACTGGTGCAACTTCAAGGAGTTCTGCCCGGCCTATGGTGGCGATCCCACCAGAGCCCGGTTCGCGGCCCGTGAGGCCCGCACGGGTGAGGTGCCACTCCCCCTCTGA
- a CDS encoding uracil-DNA glycosylase family protein: protein MDRETVAVYDANAATYHRNRSAADTERVASLTALLDDDDRIVDLGCGPGLNLDQLGAHRTVALDAARAMLAEIPPDQRRLAVQADLAAVPLRRGSVQAVWANKSLQHVDAATLPMALAGLHHSLSVGGQLELLAFTGEGEWRSDDDLPGRRFTLWSPEAWLDLLMGAGFEVDQVDERTAPPGQHWPAGMIRLRATRARTLPDTVGPGMDLLVCGLNPSCYAADAGAGFARPGNRFWPALTAAGLSDEATDRAPARLLAVRHIGMTDLVKRASVGAAELSTAEYRSGLARVERLCGRLQPRAVCFVGLAGWRAAADRKAVAGWQPRELAGVPVYVMPSTSGLNARTSLEVFTDHLKAAISVTRRSRRPGAHR, encoded by the coding sequence ATGGACCGCGAGACCGTCGCCGTGTACGACGCCAACGCGGCGACGTACCACCGCAATCGAAGCGCCGCCGACACGGAACGGGTCGCGTCGCTCACGGCGCTGTTGGACGACGACGATCGCATCGTCGACCTCGGTTGCGGGCCAGGCCTGAACCTCGACCAGCTCGGCGCCCACCGCACCGTCGCCCTCGACGCCGCTCGTGCCATGCTCGCCGAGATCCCGCCCGACCAGCGGCGTTTGGCGGTGCAGGCCGACCTCGCCGCCGTTCCGCTCCGCCGGGGTTCGGTGCAGGCGGTGTGGGCGAACAAGTCGCTCCAGCACGTCGACGCCGCCACCCTGCCGATGGCGCTGGCGGGCCTGCACCACAGCCTGTCGGTCGGTGGGCAGCTCGAACTGCTCGCCTTCACCGGCGAGGGCGAGTGGCGGAGTGACGACGACCTGCCCGGGCGCCGCTTCACGTTGTGGTCCCCGGAGGCTTGGCTCGACCTCCTGATGGGCGCGGGCTTCGAGGTCGACCAGGTCGATGAGCGGACGGCGCCGCCCGGGCAGCACTGGCCGGCCGGCATGATCCGCCTCCGTGCCACCCGGGCGCGCACGCTGCCTGACACCGTGGGCCCGGGCATGGACCTCCTCGTCTGCGGGCTCAACCCGAGCTGCTACGCGGCCGACGCCGGCGCCGGGTTCGCGCGCCCCGGGAACCGCTTCTGGCCAGCCCTCACGGCGGCCGGGCTCAGCGACGAGGCGACCGACCGCGCTCCTGCGCGGCTCCTGGCCGTGCGCCACATCGGGATGACCGACTTGGTGAAGCGCGCCTCCGTCGGGGCGGCCGAGCTGTCGACAGCCGAGTACCGGTCGGGCCTGGCTCGCGTCGAGCGGTTGTGCGGTCGGCTCCAGCCGCGGGCGGTCTGCTTCGTTGGTCTCGCGGGGTGGCGGGCGGCCGCAGACCGCAAGGCCGTCGCCGGATGGCAACCACGCGAGCTCGCTGGCGTACCGGTCTACGTGATGCCGAGCACCAGCGGCCTCAACGCGCGCACTTCGCTGGAGGTGTTCACCGACCACTTGAAGGCAGCGATTAGCGTCACGCGCAGGAGCCGACGCCCTGGAGCCCACCGATGA
- a CDS encoding DUF2510 domain-containing protein, which translates to MPDPSPVIGWYADPTRRHQHRFWDGQAWTSRVADDGLEASDPPVATSTGPRRRASRPSATGRAATAPVTSTLDRGPATTGVRPDASTPPPHLAGSARRRWPFLVAAAVLLGVAGGAAAFVVTRHHGSSAPPTTARRATTTTRPRLPREVDVAGSGHYQVTLRRGQLDVHLLHLRAGQTAVVGWRVASGRATVRTGISATTVDRLSDHGYVTGVQRASARASGRSFVAQIAADSVTGTTTTAGPGDTGSAGAGSASTDTSSTTTSSGSGIRAPGANDPTVRVPGFHGVVLGSPDTIVAPVTGDYAVLMVGDTAPTKVDVLITVRNEPTIRGDLRADSYNRLIAGPFHDSLNAFLTAYCVANPTYDRGACDRLQHEEDNWPVTGATPAPESSTTTTTAPTDTGAGASSGSAPPGGSTTTTGG; encoded by the coding sequence GTGCCTGATCCGTCACCGGTCATCGGCTGGTACGCCGATCCCACCCGGCGACATCAGCACCGCTTCTGGGACGGGCAGGCCTGGACTTCCCGGGTGGCCGACGACGGCCTCGAGGCCAGCGACCCGCCGGTGGCCACTTCGACCGGCCCCCGCCGCCGCGCGTCGCGCCCGTCGGCCACCGGCCGCGCGGCGACCGCCCCGGTGACGTCCACGCTCGACCGCGGCCCGGCAACCACCGGCGTCCGGCCGGATGCCTCGACCCCGCCGCCGCACCTCGCCGGGTCGGCGCGTCGTCGTTGGCCGTTCCTCGTGGCGGCCGCCGTCCTGCTCGGGGTCGCCGGGGGCGCGGCGGCGTTCGTCGTGACCCGCCACCACGGTTCGAGCGCGCCGCCCACCACGGCGCGACGCGCCACGACAACGACGCGACCTCGCCTGCCCCGAGAAGTCGACGTCGCGGGCTCGGGGCACTACCAGGTCACGCTGCGGCGCGGGCAGCTCGACGTGCACCTGCTGCACTTGCGGGCCGGGCAGACCGCAGTGGTCGGCTGGCGTGTGGCATCCGGCCGCGCCACGGTCCGTACCGGCATCTCGGCCACCACCGTCGACCGCTTGAGCGACCACGGCTACGTCACGGGCGTCCAGCGCGCCAGCGCCCGCGCCAGCGGCAGGTCGTTCGTCGCGCAGATCGCCGCCGACTCCGTGACCGGCACCACCACCACCGCCGGTCCTGGCGACACGGGTTCCGCCGGCGCCGGCTCGGCGTCGACCGACACATCGAGTACGACGACCTCCTCCGGCAGCGGCATCCGGGCTCCCGGCGCCAACGACCCCACGGTGCGGGTCCCCGGCTTCCACGGTGTGGTGCTCGGCTCGCCCGACACGATCGTCGCGCCGGTCACCGGTGACTATGCCGTGCTCATGGTGGGCGACACTGCCCCCACGAAGGTCGACGTGCTCATCACCGTCCGCAACGAGCCGACGATCCGTGGCGACCTGCGCGCCGACTCCTACAACCGTCTGATCGCCGGCCCCTTCCACGACTCGCTCAACGCGTTCCTCACCGCGTACTGCGTCGCCAACCCCACGTACGACCGAGGCGCATGCGACCGCTTGCAGCACGAGGAGGACAACTGGCCGGTCACGGGCGCGACACCGGCCCCCGAGTCCTCCACGACCACCACCACCGCCCCTACCGACACCGGTGCCGGCGCGTCATCGGGCTCGGCGCCGCCCGGCGGGTCGACCACGACCACCGGAGGCTGA